A stretch of Endozoicomonas sp. SCSIO W0465 DNA encodes these proteins:
- a CDS encoding OadG family protein: MNPSDFISEGFSLMLYGMGFVFLFLTLLVLVTSLMSKIIDRYFREPAPSGVSNRIPVTSQPVLSSDQGELVAVISAAIQMHRTKKAQAEKRQ; encoded by the coding sequence ATGAACCCATCGGACTTTATTTCAGAAGGCTTCAGCCTGATGCTCTACGGAATGGGATTTGTTTTTCTGTTCCTGACGCTATTGGTGCTGGTAACCAGCCTGATGTCAAAAATCATCGATCGGTATTTCCGGGAACCGGCACCATCGGGTGTATCCAATCGCATTCCAGTTACCAGTCAGCCAGTTTTATCCAGTGATCAGGGAGAACTGGTTGCTGTCATCAGTGCAGCCATTCAGATGCACAGAACAAAAAAAGCTCAAGCAGAAAAACGCCAATAA
- a CDS encoding tRNA-dihydrouridine synthase, which produces MRLILAPMEGVMDHDMRDLLTSINTFDLCVTEFVRVTDTLLPNRVFYRTCPELLQGAKTSNGTAVRLQLLGSNPEYMALNAQRAVKLGSPGVDINFGCPSKTVNKNRGGAILLREPDQLFSIVKAVRNAVPAALPVTAKIRLGYEDKSLFLENARAVEQAGASELAVHARTKAEGYRPPAHWEYIGKIRENLRIPVIANGEVWNHDDARRCMEASGCSDLMVGRPSLVTPNITTMIRESVTPMSWHSVLQLMLQLSDRDRKNGKWQYHPSRLKQWLNYLRKAYPEAQNLFERIRSLREADTILEILCATWHLTTNLSGWSAFIDLRR; this is translated from the coding sequence ATGCGGTTGATACTGGCGCCGATGGAAGGCGTTATGGATCACGATATGCGGGATCTGCTCACCAGCATTAATACCTTCGATCTCTGTGTTACCGAGTTTGTCAGGGTAACCGATACACTGTTGCCAAACCGGGTCTTTTACCGTACCTGTCCGGAGCTGCTGCAGGGGGCAAAAACATCGAATGGTACGGCTGTTCGTTTACAGTTGCTGGGCAGTAACCCGGAATATATGGCACTGAATGCGCAGCGTGCAGTGAAGCTTGGTTCGCCGGGAGTGGATATTAATTTCGGCTGCCCGTCAAAAACGGTCAACAAGAACAGGGGTGGTGCTATTTTGCTCCGGGAGCCGGATCAGCTGTTCAGTATCGTCAAGGCTGTTCGGAATGCGGTTCCTGCAGCACTGCCGGTGACGGCCAAAATTCGTCTGGGTTATGAAGACAAGTCGTTATTCCTGGAAAACGCCCGTGCGGTTGAACAGGCAGGCGCTTCGGAGCTGGCAGTGCATGCCCGCACCAAGGCCGAAGGCTATCGGCCCCCTGCTCACTGGGAATACATTGGCAAAATTCGTGAAAACCTCAGGATTCCAGTAATTGCCAACGGGGAGGTCTGGAATCATGACGACGCCCGGCGCTGTATGGAAGCTTCAGGCTGTTCTGACCTTATGGTAGGACGGCCTTCGCTGGTAACGCCGAATATCACCACCATGATTCGGGAATCAGTCACTCCGATGAGCTGGCATTCAGTGCTGCAGCTGATGCTGCAGTTAAGTGACAGAGATCGTAAAAATGGCAAATGGCAATACCATCCTTCCCGCCTGAAGCAGTGGCTCAACTATCTGCGTAAAGCGTATCCGGAAGCTCAGAATCTGTTTGAACGAATCCGCTCCCTCCGTGAGGCAGATACCATTCTGGAAATCCTCTGTGCGACCTGGCATCTTACGACTAATCTCTCCGGTTGGTCGGCTTTCATTGATTTACGTCGGTGA
- a CDS encoding nuclear transport factor 2 family protein, translating into MNDTVDSICQLQPEQIITCMVNAIDRKQWSVARELFTDTVLVDYSSLNSQPGSNVRSSDLVGGWQKLLDSVSTHHMVSNFEVTMTGDRAESECHVYACHQAEGIAGWDCYGRYLHALEHIDTAWKITEMTLIVHGQKGNLSFLQDIASQSNQ; encoded by the coding sequence GTGAACGATACGGTTGACAGTATATGCCAGTTGCAACCGGAACAGATCATCACCTGTATGGTTAACGCTATTGACCGGAAGCAGTGGTCCGTGGCCAGAGAACTGTTTACGGATACCGTCCTTGTTGATTACTCCAGTCTTAACAGCCAGCCCGGATCAAACGTCCGCTCATCAGATCTGGTCGGCGGGTGGCAGAAGCTGCTTGATTCCGTTTCTACCCACCATATGGTATCCAACTTTGAAGTCACTATGACCGGTGACAGGGCTGAGAGTGAATGCCATGTCTATGCCTGTCATCAGGCTGAAGGTATCGCAGGCTGGGACTGCTATGGCCGCTACCTGCATGCGCTGGAACACATTGACACAGCTTGGAAAATTACCGAAATGACCTTGATCGTGCATGGTCAGAAAGGCAATCTTTCCTTCCTGCAGGATATTGCCAGCCAGAGTAACCAGTGA
- a CDS encoding alpha/beta hydrolase: MERISFDSDGNHLVGNLFHPPGYDPAQKYSTVVVSGSWTTVKEQMAGLYAQRLAEHGFICLAFDFSNFGESEGEPRFYEHPSQKVLDIKNAISWLQSRNEVDAARIGALGICAGSMYTLMATSEDPRIKAVVTVASWLQDAEAVKLIYGGEEGVSAKISAARAAKRQYAETGAVAYIPSVSETDSGAAMYGPYDYYLNPERGAVPNWSADKFAVMSWEDWLTLDPMPSAPNLNVPLLMVHSDGAVLPLYTRQYFNRANSKNKQLFWVTTDLESPMHQFCFYDQPAEVNLSVKQAARWFKDYL, from the coding sequence ATGGAACGTATTTCTTTTGACAGCGATGGTAACCACCTGGTCGGCAACCTCTTTCACCCACCCGGTTATGACCCTGCTCAAAAATACTCAACCGTTGTCGTTTCCGGGAGCTGGACCACGGTTAAGGAACAAATGGCCGGTCTCTATGCACAGCGCCTTGCTGAACACGGGTTTATCTGTCTGGCTTTTGACTTCAGTAATTTTGGTGAAAGTGAAGGCGAACCCCGTTTTTATGAGCACCCGAGCCAGAAAGTGCTCGACATCAAAAATGCCATCAGCTGGTTGCAGAGTCGTAACGAAGTGGACGCAGCACGTATAGGAGCTCTGGGCATCTGTGCCGGCTCCATGTATACCCTGATGGCCACCTCGGAAGACCCTCGTATCAAGGCGGTAGTCACTGTCGCCTCCTGGCTGCAGGATGCCGAAGCGGTCAAACTGATTTATGGGGGCGAAGAGGGTGTTAGTGCCAAAATTTCTGCCGCCCGTGCGGCAAAACGACAATACGCCGAAACGGGTGCAGTAGCGTATATTCCCAGCGTCTCTGAGACCGATTCCGGTGCTGCCATGTATGGTCCTTACGATTACTACCTTAACCCGGAGCGAGGTGCCGTTCCTAACTGGAGCGCCGATAAATTTGCCGTCATGAGCTGGGAGGACTGGCTAACCCTTGACCCGATGCCATCCGCCCCGAATCTGAACGTGCCGCTGTTGATGGTTCATTCCGATGGCGCCGTGCTGCCCCTCTATACCCGACAATACTTCAATCGGGCCAATTCAAAAAATAAACAGCTTTTCTGGGTAACTACCGATCTGGAATCCCCGATGCATCAGTTCTGTTTTTACGATCAGCCAGCCGAAGTAAACCTTTCTGTTAAACAAGCTGCCCGCTGGTTTAAAGACTACCTCTAA
- a CDS encoding cysteine hydrolase family protein: MSDTALLLIDLQYDYFPEGAYPLWHAEEVKERIVTAISQAKAKGILPVHIQHIADPAQGLSPFFNEGTHGADIVADIKAAAPDAPVVIKHYADGFYQTQLEQVLCEHNINKLLVCGMMTQNCVTHTAISKAAEKYEVAIISDLCTTVTELLHLIALHAVSTRMKLVTTSDIF; the protein is encoded by the coding sequence ATGAGTGATACCGCACTGCTGCTTATTGATCTTCAGTACGATTATTTTCCTGAAGGTGCCTATCCCCTCTGGCATGCTGAAGAAGTGAAAGAGCGTATTGTTACAGCTATTAGCCAGGCGAAAGCCAAGGGCATCCTGCCTGTCCATATTCAACATATTGCCGATCCTGCCCAGGGACTCTCACCTTTCTTTAACGAAGGCACGCACGGGGCAGATATTGTTGCCGATATCAAGGCTGCGGCCCCCGATGCGCCAGTGGTTATAAAACACTATGCCGACGGTTTTTATCAAACTCAACTGGAACAGGTGCTCTGTGAGCACAACATCAACAAATTACTGGTCTGCGGCATGATGACCCAGAACTGTGTTACCCATACTGCCATATCAAAAGCAGCGGAGAAGTATGAGGTGGCGATCATTAGCGACTTATGTACGACGGTCACAGAATTACTGCATTTGATCGCCCTGCATGCCGTCTCTACCCGCATGAAGCTAGTAACAACTTCAGACATTTTCTGA